The following are from one region of the Petrotoga mobilis SJ95 genome:
- a CDS encoding metallophosphoesterase, with the protein MWLVLSDSHDNMDKLKKIPDIIQRYNVDTIFHCGDFVAPFTLPYLIYDDIDFYGVFGNNDGEKLLLYERSNKKIKNGPITVEKDGKKIFLMHEPYSLEAAENSGIYDYVFFGHTHEIGNRKTGKTVVLNPGEFSGWLTGKATYGIIDPNEAKVEIKEL; encoded by the coding sequence ATGTGGTTAGTATTATCCGATTCTCACGACAACATGGATAAACTCAAAAAGATTCCAGATATAATCCAAAGGTACAATGTCGATACCATTTTCCATTGTGGAGACTTTGTAGCTCCTTTTACTTTACCATATCTAATCTATGATGATATCGACTTTTATGGTGTCTTTGGTAACAACGACGGAGAAAAGTTACTACTTTATGAAAGATCAAATAAAAAGATAAAAAACGGACCAATTACCGTAGAAAAAGATGGTAAAAAAATATTTCTGATGCACGAACCTTATTCCTTAGAAGCTGCTGAAAATTCAGGGATTTATGATTATGTATTTTTTGGTCATACCCATGAAATAGGAAATAGGAAAACCGGTAAAACCGTTGTACTCAACCCAGGAGAATTTTCTGGATGGCTAACTGGGAAGGCAACTTATGGTATAATAGATCCTAACGAAGCAAAAGTTGAAATCAAAGAACTTTAG
- a CDS encoding thiamine diphosphokinase produces the protein MGGDRTIVYIISGAEPRSSLEFYEKMFQKASLTIACDAGIKIFKKLNLPPNYLIGDFDSASIEDLQWAENNNTEILKYPKEKDEIDTELALIFLKENHYKNIVLSGVLGNRIDQEMASIFLLAEYIDLNPVILEEDVKIGIVNKKVEEEAQIGESWSILRIGEPVIGLTLKGFKYPLNKKDIFDFKSLGISNEAKENKIEISVESGMVVYIRWIDKKW, from the coding sequence TTGGGAGGCGACCGAACTATAGTTTATATAATATCTGGAGCAGAGCCAAGAAGCTCTTTAGAATTCTATGAGAAAATGTTTCAAAAGGCATCCTTGACAATCGCCTGTGATGCTGGAATCAAAATCTTCAAAAAGTTAAACTTACCACCAAACTATTTAATAGGAGATTTTGATTCTGCTTCTATTGAAGACCTTCAGTGGGCAGAAAATAACAACACCGAGATATTGAAATATCCAAAAGAAAAAGATGAGATCGATACCGAATTGGCTTTAATATTTCTGAAAGAAAATCACTACAAAAACATTGTTTTATCAGGGGTTTTAGGCAATCGTATTGATCAAGAAATGGCAAGTATATTCCTCCTAGCCGAGTATATAGATCTAAATCCTGTTATACTTGAAGAAGACGTTAAAATTGGTATAGTAAATAAAAAAGTAGAAGAAGAAGCCCAGATCGGTGAAAGTTGGTCCATTTTAAGAATAGGAGAACCCGTTATAGGCCTTACTCTCAAAGGGTTCAAATATCCATTAAATAAAAAAGATATCTTTGATTTCAAATCCTTAGGAATCAGCAACGAAGCTAAAGAAAACAAAATAGAAATATCCGTTGAAAGTGGCATGGTCGTTTATATCAGATGGATCGACAAAAAATGGTAA